A window of bacterium contains these coding sequences:
- a CDS encoding DUF5320 domain-containing protein — MFWFGGFGRGWRHWWRLTGMPGWLRAARGLPAWGSGWCWWWFPYFTGRLSKEEEISLLREQSENLKQILAEIEKRLEELKREG; from the coding sequence ATGTTCTGGTTCGGAGGTTTTGGAAGAGGTTGGCGACATTGGTGGAGGCTCACGGGAATGCCCGGCTGGCTTAGAGCCGCCCGCGGTCTTCCCGCTTGGGGCAGCGGTTGGTGCTGGTGGTGGTTCCCCTACTTTACTGGCAGGCTCTCCAAAGAGGAAGAAATATCCCTCTTGAGGGAGCAATCGGAGAATTTGAAGCAGATTCTCGCGGAGATAGAGAAAAGGCTTGAGGAGCTGAAAAGGGAAGGGTAA
- a CDS encoding alcohol dehydrogenase catalytic domain-containing protein, with amino-acid sequence MKAAVFRKTEDGRWLPSTKEIPIPELNDGELLMKVESCGICQTDLTVSLGRFRDPRFIPEEVVLGHEFWGEVVELKGRVNERRVSLGMEPLDVGDLVVADPNIVCLHGEARSWRREGGTCYFCSQFISALCEKVQHIGVHFNGGFAQYCKLPAEQAVKISSRDKEFWKKKGYFIEPLACILWGVERLQPDPGMSVAIMGAGPIGSLFARTMRLYMPSKLIIIDVDDGRLNTARKLQIGDEYVNSRTEGEEKIKEITNGEGVECVIETAGAPQALGFGIKIAKKGGKILVFGVSPMGAMGEVEPFEIYEKQLDIKGACIYSTTPPHKPKPIHYFFKKSIELLSKELVKADDLVLSDEHIHPPEEIEEAFDQIRNKVGLKHIVNCWK; translated from the coding sequence ATGAAAGCGGCTGTTTTTAGGAAAACCGAAGATGGTAGATGGCTCCCCAGCACGAAGGAAATTCCCATCCCCGAACTAAATGACGGGGAGCTATTGATGAAGGTGGAATCCTGTGGAATCTGCCAAACCGACTTGACGGTTTCCCTCGGACGTTTCAGGGACCCAAGGTTTATCCCCGAAGAAGTCGTTTTGGGACACGAGTTTTGGGGTGAAGTTGTAGAGTTAAAGGGAAGAGTCAATGAAAGAAGGGTGAGCCTCGGAATGGAACCATTGGATGTGGGAGATTTGGTCGTCGCGGACCCCAATATAGTCTGCCTTCACGGAGAGGCTCGCAGCTGGCGTAGAGAGGGTGGAACCTGCTATTTCTGTTCCCAGTTCATCTCCGCCCTCTGCGAGAAAGTTCAGCATATCGGCGTTCATTTCAATGGCGGTTTCGCTCAATACTGCAAACTTCCCGCTGAGCAAGCTGTTAAGATATCCAGCAGAGATAAGGAATTCTGGAAGAAAAAGGGGTATTTCATTGAGCCCCTCGCTTGCATCCTTTGGGGAGTAGAGAGGCTCCAGCCCGACCCAGGGATGTCAGTTGCGATAATGGGCGCGGGACCAATCGGAAGCCTCTTCGCCCGCACGATGAGGCTTTATATGCCCTCAAAACTGATAATCATAGATGTAGACGATGGGCGTTTGAATACAGCCAGGAAGCTTCAAATAGGAGATGAATATGTCAATTCAAGGACAGAGGGAGAGGAGAAGATTAAGGAAATCACAAATGGTGAAGGGGTTGAATGCGTGATAGAAACGGCTGGTGCACCTCAAGCTTTGGGATTTGGGATAAAGATAGCGAAAAAGGGAGGAAAAATTCTGGTGTTCGGCGTTTCCCCTATGGGCGCGATGGGAGAGGTTGAGCCATTTGAGATATATGAAAAGCAGTTGGATATAAAGGGCGCCTGCATCTATTCCACAACCCCACCCCACAAGCCCAAACCAATCCATTATTTCTTCAAGAAATCAATAGAGCTTTTAAGCAAGGAGCTCGTTAAGGCTGACGATTTGGTCCTCAGTGATGAACATATCCATCCACCGGAGGAGATAGAGGAAGCCTTTGATCAGATAAGAAACAAAGTCGGATTAAAACACATAGTGAACTGTTGGAAATGA
- the xylB gene encoding xylulokinase, whose translation MPLFLGIDVGTTSTRVLAINEKGEIKASISKEYPMLTPQPGWAEQDPEDWWRATVEGIREAIARGINPNEIKGIGLSGQMHGSVFLDKNGKVIRPAILWCDQRTAEQCEWITNKIGKDKVIEYTSNPVLTGFTAPKIIWLRDKEPSNFEKLAKVLLPKDYIRYRLTGEYASEVSDASGTSLFDVKNRRWSKEMVEGIGLSMDILPKVYESPEITGRLSKIASEETGLPEGIPVVGGGGDQAAGGVGAGVVERGKIFVSLGTSGVVFAFTEEPVIDKGLRLHTFCHAVPGKWHVMGVMLSAGGSYRWFRDALGEPERAVAKLIGVDEYELINKEAERAPAGCEGLIFLPYLTGERTPHADPYARGVFFGVTYRCTKGYLARAVMEGVSFGLRDSYEIMKEMNIPVEEIRMIGGGARSKLWRSITASIFNMPNYTLNLEEGPSFGVALLASVGTGFYSSVEEACKATIYLKEKTEPVKEDVEVYDKLYTLYRSLYFSLKDHFRQLANLI comes from the coding sequence ATGCCTCTTTTTCTCGGAATAGATGTAGGAACCACCTCCACCCGTGTCCTCGCCATCAATGAGAAAGGTGAAATCAAGGCAAGCATATCAAAGGAGTATCCTATGCTCACGCCGCAGCCCGGCTGGGCAGAGCAGGACCCAGAGGATTGGTGGCGGGCAACAGTTGAGGGAATAAGGGAAGCCATTGCACGGGGAATAAATCCGAATGAAATAAAGGGAATAGGGCTATCCGGTCAGATGCATGGCTCGGTTTTCCTTGATAAAAATGGGAAGGTCATCCGCCCAGCAATCCTCTGGTGCGACCAAAGGACAGCTGAACAATGCGAATGGATTACGAATAAAATCGGCAAGGATAAGGTGATTGAATATACATCTAATCCCGTCCTTACGGGCTTCACCGCTCCTAAAATCATCTGGCTGAGGGACAAGGAACCCTCCAACTTTGAGAAATTGGCGAAAGTTCTTTTGCCCAAGGATTACATTCGCTATCGCTTAACGGGTGAATATGCAAGCGAGGTCTCGGATGCCTCCGGAACGAGCCTTTTTGATGTCAAGAATCGCAGATGGTCAAAGGAGATGGTTGAGGGAATCGGCTTATCTATGGATATCCTACCTAAAGTCTATGAATCTCCCGAGATAACTGGTCGCCTCTCAAAAATTGCCTCCGAGGAAACAGGGCTTCCTGAAGGAATACCTGTTGTTGGCGGAGGAGGAGACCAAGCGGCTGGCGGTGTTGGAGCAGGAGTGGTTGAAAGAGGCAAGATTTTCGTCAGCTTGGGGACATCCGGCGTGGTCTTCGCCTTCACAGAAGAGCCGGTGATAGATAAGGGGCTTCGCCTCCATACATTCTGCCACGCTGTCCCTGGAAAATGGCATGTTATGGGGGTGATGCTTTCAGCAGGCGGTTCTTACCGCTGGTTCCGAGACGCCCTCGGCGAGCCAGAAAGAGCTGTGGCCAAATTGATTGGCGTTGACGAATACGAGCTGATAAATAAGGAAGCGGAAAGAGCCCCTGCTGGCTGTGAAGGGTTGATTTTCCTTCCCTACTTAACGGGTGAGAGAACTCCTCACGCCGACCCCTACGCAAGAGGCGTTTTCTTCGGCGTGACATATAGATGCACTAAAGGCTATCTCGCGAGAGCCGTTATGGAAGGGGTCTCCTTCGGATTGCGCGACTCCTATGAGATTATGAAGGAAATGAATATCCCCGTTGAGGAGATAAGGATGATAGGTGGCGGAGCAAGAAGCAAACTCTGGAGAAGCATAACCGCGAGCATTTTCAATATGCCTAACTATACCCTCAATTTGGAGGAAGGTCCCTCCTTTGGAGTTGCCCTGCTAGCAAGCGTGGGAACAGGATTTTATTCATCAGTGGAAGAAGCTTGTAAGGCTACAATCTATCTAAAGGAGAAAACCGAACCAGTTAAAGAGGATGTGGAGGTTTACGATAAGCTCTATACTCTTTATCGTTCCCTCTACTTCTCCCTTAAGGACCATTTCCGCCAATTGGCTAATCTAATTTGA
- a CDS encoding flavodoxin family protein — MRTLIIYHSPQGICERMARAIAKGAEKNGEVILRSVDEASPKELLDADIIILGSPCYFANMSWQMKKFIDDSVEFYGQLKGKKGGCFVSSATLKDGKDALLALKLALEIHGMEVEEGPIAVGVPTEELLKECEAYGERITKIGGE; from the coding sequence ATGAGGACCTTGATAATCTACCATTCGCCACAAGGGATATGCGAGAGGATGGCAAGGGCTATAGCTAAAGGAGCGGAGAAGAATGGAGAGGTAATCCTGAGAAGCGTTGATGAAGCCAGTCCCAAAGAGCTCTTGGACGCCGATATCATAATCCTTGGCTCCCCTTGCTATTTCGCGAATATGTCCTGGCAGATGAAGAAGTTCATTGACGATTCGGTTGAATTTTATGGGCAGTTAAAGGGGAAGAAAGGCGGGTGCTTCGTCTCCTCCGCTACATTGAAGGATGGCAAGGACGCCCTCCTCGCCCTTAAATTGGCGCTTGAAATCCACGGTATGGAGGTGGAGGAAGGACCAATAGCGGTAGGCGTTCCAACAGAGGAATTATTGAAGGAGTGCGAGGCTTATGGGGAACGAATCACGAAAATAGGAGGTGAATAG
- a CDS encoding transcriptional repressor — protein sequence MPRRGPMGPPWWRHWLRNCGCRITTPREIILDVLSRAPGHFSADEIFFMVKQMYPQIGLATIYRTLELLSNMGLVHKLDFGEGKARYELAQGPETKGHHHHLICLRCHKVIDYEEISEKEKELLKEVEENLEKKYDFKITDHFFNFYGICKDCQNKVDETK from the coding sequence ATGCCGAGAAGAGGACCCATGGGACCACCTTGGTGGCGTCACTGGTTGAGAAACTGCGGTTGCAGGATAACGACGCCGAGGGAGATAATACTGGATGTCCTCTCAAGGGCTCCCGGACATTTCAGCGCAGACGAGATATTTTTTATGGTTAAGCAGATGTATCCCCAAATAGGTTTGGCGACGATTTACAGAACCCTTGAGCTTTTATCCAATATGGGATTAGTGCACAAATTGGATTTTGGGGAGGGAAAGGCAAGATATGAGTTGGCTCAGGGTCCAGAGACCAAGGGGCATCATCACCACCTCATCTGCCTTCGCTGTCATAAGGTAATTGACTATGAAGAGATTAGCGAAAAGGAGAAGGAGCTCTTGAAGGAAGTGGAGGAGAATTTGGAGAAAAAGTATGATTTTAAAATCACCGACCATTTCTTCAATTTCTATGGAATATGTAAGGATTGCCAGAATAAAGTAGACGAGACGAAATAA